From a region of the Lactuca sativa cultivar Salinas chromosome 4, Lsat_Salinas_v11, whole genome shotgun sequence genome:
- the LOC111901934 gene encoding beta-glucuronosyltransferase GlcAT14A, which yields MKKLRSFYMHLKHPHTIKRKWIYPLAVGSTVFLFLLFLLTLTSFDGNRIYGFYATAGNSVFVEDKLRPIGISDVPNPPRFAYLISGSNHDGAMLRRTLLALYHPNNRYVVHLDAESSPEERLELHEFVKNHPVFVKFGNVVMITKANLVTYRGPTMVANTLHAAAILLRDGGDWDWFINLSASDYPLVTQDDLLHTFSSLPRDLNFIDHTSNIGWKEFQRAKPVIVDPGLYMTEKTDVFWITQRRSVPTAFKLFTGSAWMVLSRSFIDFCIWGWDNLPRTVLMYYANFISSPEGYFHTVICNAKEFRNTTVNTDLHFITWDTPPKQHPHYLTLQDMSNMVNSNAPFARKFHHNEPVLDKIDSDLLFRGPDMIVPGAWCAGDTQNGSDPCSVVGNVTVVRPGPGAKRLESLVSSLLSDESFRPRQCR from the exons ATGAAGAAACTGAGGAGTTTTTACATGCATTTGAAGCATCCACATACTATAAAGAGGAAATGGATCTATCCATTAGCTGTCGGGTCAACCGTTTTTCTCTTTCTACTGTTTTTGTTAACCCTAACCTCATTTGACGGCAATCGTATCTACGGCTTCTACGCCACCGCCGGAAACTCTGTTTTTGTTGAAGATAAGCTCCGGCCAATTGGCATCTCCGATGTTCCTAATCCGCCTCGTTTTGCTTACCTCATATCCGGTTCGAATCATGACGGTGCTATGCTCCGACGGACGCTTCTGGCTCTGTACCATCCGAATAACCGCTACGTCGTCCACCTCGACGCCGAATCTTCGCCGGAGGAGCGGCTTGAGTTGCATGAGTTTGTGAAGAACCATCCGGTTTTCGTGAAATTCGGCAATGTGGTGATGATCACGAAAGCTAATCTCGTGACCTATCGCGGCCCGACTATGGTGGCGAATACGCTTCACGCGGCGGCGATTTTATTGAGAGACGGTGGCGATTGGGACTGGTTTATAAATCTCAGCGCCTCTGACTATCCCCTCGTCACTCAAGATG ATCTGCTTCATACATTCTCTTCCCTACCTAGAGATCTTAATTTTATTGATCATACAAGCAATATTGGATGGAAAGA ATTCCAAAGAGCAAAACCTGTCATTGTTGATCCTGGCTTGTATATGACGGAAAAAACTGATGTTTTTTGGATCACACAGAGAAGAAGTGTACCTACAGCTTTCAAATTGTTTACAG GTTCGGCATGGATGGTATTATCGCGGTCATTCATCGACTTCTGCATATGGGGATGGGACAATCTCCCGCGAACCGTCCTCATGTACTACGCAAACTTCATCTCTTCACCCGAAGGCTATTTCCACACCGTCATATGCAACGCAAAAGAATTCCGtaacacaaccgtaaacaccgACCTCCATTTCATCACATGGGACACCCCACCAAAACAACACCCTCACTACCTCACCTTACAAGACATGTCCAACATGGTCAACTCAAACGCTCCCTTCGCTAGAAAATTCCACCACAACGAACCCGTCTTGGATAAAATCGATTCCGATTTGCTTTTTCGTGGGCCCGATATGATTGTCCCCGGCGCCTGGTGCGCTGGGGACACTCAGAACGGGTCCGACCCGTGCTCGGTCGTTGGGAACGTTACGGTTGTTAGACCGGGTCCCGGTGCGAAACGGCTCGAGAGTCTTGTGAGCTCGTTGTTGTCGGATGAGAGTTTCAGACCTAGACAGTGTAGGTGA